In a single window of the Polyodon spathula isolate WHYD16114869_AA unplaced genomic scaffold, ASM1765450v1 scaffolds_1312, whole genome shotgun sequence genome:
- the aplp2 gene encoding amyloid-like protein 2 isoform X1 → MGSVAALAVLILGIVAPALSGYIEALAANAGTGFAVAEPQVAMFCGKLNMHVNIQTGNWEPDTSGTKSCLGTKEAVLQYCQEMYPELQITNVVEANQPMRIENWCKKGKKQCKGHAHIVVPYKCLVGEFVSDVLLVPEKCKFFHKERMDVCESHQHWHGVAKEACSSDVMILHSYGMLLPCGVDNFHGTEYVCCPQNRLGDEPSLPRESPAQEEEEEEEEGRRDEEEEEEEEDDDDDEDFMAKSEVPTETGRDEGEEGARDEPQEEQEEEEEDLDYVYEDEEEKDYRDTEGLKTTQDRSPADKESQDLKAVCSLDAETGPCRAMMPRWYFDVDARRCVRFVYGGCGGNRNNFESEEYCMAVCKHLIPPTPQPTDDVDVYFETPADENEHARFQRAKEQLEVRHRKRMERVRKEWEEAERQAKNLPKAERQTLIQHFQTMVESLEQEAASEKQQLVETHLARVEAMLNDRRRVALENYLAALQSDPPRPHRILQALKRYVRAENKDRQHTFRHYQHLLAVDPEKAEQMKSQVMTHLRVIEERMNQSLSLLYKVPYVAEEIQGEIDMLLQEQRADMDQFVSSLSESQPDVTVSSEESDEVPAMEGKPYRPVQVKTLGSLPELEDSPRAMKKGWFFFSAAEFSHLFQVSSPCSSFPASSSLSRSLHAVLIVTKPHFNECTCLIHSKHAIPLRCS, encoded by the exons GCTCTGGCAGCGAACGCAGGCACGGGGTTTGCGGTGGCCGAGCCCCAGGTGGCCATGTTCTGTGGGAAGCTCAACATGCACGTCAACATCCAGACCGGCAACTGGGAGCCAGACACCTCGGGCACCAAGAGCTGCCTGGGAACCAAGGAGGCCGTGCTGCAGTACTGTCAGGAG ATGTACCCTGAGCTGCAGATCACCAATGTTGTGGAAGCCAACCAGCCAATGAGGATTGAGAACTGGTGCAAGAAGGGGAAGAAGCAGTGCAAAGGCCACGCCCACATCGTCGTCCCCTACAAATGCCTGG TCGGTGAGTTTGTGAGCGACGTGTTGCTGGTTCCTGAGAAGTGCAAGTTCTTCCACAAGGAGAGGATGGACGTGTGCGAGAGCCACCAGCACTGGCACGGAGTGGCCAAGGAG GCCTGCTCCAGCGACGTGATGATCCTGCACAGCTACGGCATGCTGCTGCCCTGCGGCGTCGACAACTTCCACGGCACAGAGTATGTGTGCTGCCCTCAGAACAGGCTGGGAGACGAGCCCAGCCTGCCCCGAGAGAGCCCTgcccaggaggaggaggaggaggaggaggaggggaggagggacgaggaggaggaggaggaggaggaagatgatgatgatgatgaggatttCATGGCTAAGAG TGAGGTGCCCACAGAGACCGGGCGTGACGAGGGAGAGGAAGGCGCGAGGGACGAGCCGCAGGAAGagcaggaggaggaagaggaggatctGGACTATGTGTACGAGGACGAGGAAGAGAAGGACTACAGAGACACCGAGGGACTCAAGACCACACAGGACAGGAGCCCCGCAGACAAGGAGTCCCAAGATCTCAAGG CTGTCTGCTCTCTGGACGCTGAGACCGGGCCGTGCCGTGCCATGATGCCTCGCTGGTACTTCGACGTCGACGCCCGGAGGTGCGTGCGGTTCGTCTATGGGGGCTGCGGCGGCAACCGCAACAATTTTGAGTCAGAGGAGTACTGCATGGCCGTGTGCAAACACCTGA tcccccccaccccccagcccACGGACGATGTGGACGTGTACTTCGAGACCCCGGCTGATGAGAACGAGCACGCCCGCTTCCAGAGAGCCAAGGAGCAGCTGGAGGTGCGCCACCGGAAGCGCATGGAGAGG GTGAGGAAGGAGTGGGAGGAGGCTGAGCGACAAGCGAAGAACCTACCCAAGGCTGAGAGGCAGACCCTCATCCAG CACTTCCAGACGATGGTGGAGTCTCTGGAGCAGGAGGCTGCCAGTGAGAAGCAGCAGCTGGTGGAGACGCATCTGGCGCGGGTTGAAGCCATGCTGAACGATCGGCGCAGAGTGGCTCTGGAGAACTACCTGGCAGCTCTGCAGTCCGACCCGCCCAGG cccCATCGTATCCTGCAGGCTCTGAAGAGATACGTCCGCGCTGAGAACAAGGATCGCCAGCACACCTTCCGCCACTACCAGCACCTGCTGGCCGTTGACCCCGAGAAGGCTGAGCAGATGAAGTCTCAG gtgatGACACACCTCCGCGTGATCGAGGAGCGGATGAACCAGAGCCTGTCTCTGCTCTACAAAGTGCCGTACGTGGCAGAGGAGATACAGGGAGAGATTG ACATGCTGCTGCAGGAGCAGAGAGCCGATATGGACCAGTTTGTGTCGTCCCTCTCGGAGTCCCAGCCAGACGTCACGGTGTCCTCCGAGGAAAGTGATGAGGTTCCGGCCATGGAGGGCAAACCCTACCGACCGGTCCAAGTCAAGACACTGGGCTCCCTGCCCGAACTGGAGG ATTCACCCAGGGCCATGAAGaaaggttggtttttttttagcGCTGCCGAGTTTTCCCATCTGTTCCAGGTCTCATCTCCTTGTAGTTCATTCCCAGCCTCGTCTAGTCTCTCCAGGTCTCTCCATGCTGTTCTCATCGTAACGAAGcctcattttaatgaatgcactTGTCTCATCCACTCTAAGCACGCCATTCCT
- the aplp2 gene encoding amyloid-like protein 2 isoform X2, translating to MGSVAALAVLILGIVAPALSGYIEALAANAGTGFAVAEPQVAMFCGKLNMHVNIQTGNWEPDTSGTKSCLGTKEAVLQYCQEMYPELQITNVVEANQPMRIENWCKKGKKQCKGHAHIVVPYKCLVGEFVSDVLLVPEKCKFFHKERMDVCESHQHWHGVAKEACSSDVMILHSYGMLLPCGVDNFHGTEYVCCPQNRLGDEPSLPRESPAQEEEEEEEEGRRDEEEEEEEEDDDDDEDFMAKSEVPTETGRDEGEEGARDEPQEEQEEEEEDLDYVYEDEEEKDYRDTEGLKTTQDRSPADKESQDLKVPPTPQPTDDVDVYFETPADENEHARFQRAKEQLEVRHRKRMERVRKEWEEAERQAKNLPKAERQTLIQHFQTMVESLEQEAASEKQQLVETHLARVEAMLNDRRRVALENYLAALQSDPPRPHRILQALKRYVRAENKDRQHTFRHYQHLLAVDPEKAEQMKSQVMTHLRVIEERMNQSLSLLYKVPYVAEEIQGEIDMLLQEQRADMDQFVSSLSESQPDVTVSSEESDEVPAMEGKPYRPVQVKTLGSLPELEDSPRAMKKGWFFFSAAEFSHLFQVSSPCSSFPASSSLSRSLHAVLIVTKPHFNECTCLIHSKHAIPLRCS from the exons GCTCTGGCAGCGAACGCAGGCACGGGGTTTGCGGTGGCCGAGCCCCAGGTGGCCATGTTCTGTGGGAAGCTCAACATGCACGTCAACATCCAGACCGGCAACTGGGAGCCAGACACCTCGGGCACCAAGAGCTGCCTGGGAACCAAGGAGGCCGTGCTGCAGTACTGTCAGGAG ATGTACCCTGAGCTGCAGATCACCAATGTTGTGGAAGCCAACCAGCCAATGAGGATTGAGAACTGGTGCAAGAAGGGGAAGAAGCAGTGCAAAGGCCACGCCCACATCGTCGTCCCCTACAAATGCCTGG TCGGTGAGTTTGTGAGCGACGTGTTGCTGGTTCCTGAGAAGTGCAAGTTCTTCCACAAGGAGAGGATGGACGTGTGCGAGAGCCACCAGCACTGGCACGGAGTGGCCAAGGAG GCCTGCTCCAGCGACGTGATGATCCTGCACAGCTACGGCATGCTGCTGCCCTGCGGCGTCGACAACTTCCACGGCACAGAGTATGTGTGCTGCCCTCAGAACAGGCTGGGAGACGAGCCCAGCCTGCCCCGAGAGAGCCCTgcccaggaggaggaggaggaggaggaggaggggaggagggacgaggaggaggaggaggaggaggaagatgatgatgatgatgaggatttCATGGCTAAGAG TGAGGTGCCCACAGAGACCGGGCGTGACGAGGGAGAGGAAGGCGCGAGGGACGAGCCGCAGGAAGagcaggaggaggaagaggaggatctGGACTATGTGTACGAGGACGAGGAAGAGAAGGACTACAGAGACACCGAGGGACTCAAGACCACACAGGACAGGAGCCCCGCAGACAAGGAGTCCCAAGATCTCAAGG tcccccccaccccccagcccACGGACGATGTGGACGTGTACTTCGAGACCCCGGCTGATGAGAACGAGCACGCCCGCTTCCAGAGAGCCAAGGAGCAGCTGGAGGTGCGCCACCGGAAGCGCATGGAGAGG GTGAGGAAGGAGTGGGAGGAGGCTGAGCGACAAGCGAAGAACCTACCCAAGGCTGAGAGGCAGACCCTCATCCAG CACTTCCAGACGATGGTGGAGTCTCTGGAGCAGGAGGCTGCCAGTGAGAAGCAGCAGCTGGTGGAGACGCATCTGGCGCGGGTTGAAGCCATGCTGAACGATCGGCGCAGAGTGGCTCTGGAGAACTACCTGGCAGCTCTGCAGTCCGACCCGCCCAGG cccCATCGTATCCTGCAGGCTCTGAAGAGATACGTCCGCGCTGAGAACAAGGATCGCCAGCACACCTTCCGCCACTACCAGCACCTGCTGGCCGTTGACCCCGAGAAGGCTGAGCAGATGAAGTCTCAG gtgatGACACACCTCCGCGTGATCGAGGAGCGGATGAACCAGAGCCTGTCTCTGCTCTACAAAGTGCCGTACGTGGCAGAGGAGATACAGGGAGAGATTG ACATGCTGCTGCAGGAGCAGAGAGCCGATATGGACCAGTTTGTGTCGTCCCTCTCGGAGTCCCAGCCAGACGTCACGGTGTCCTCCGAGGAAAGTGATGAGGTTCCGGCCATGGAGGGCAAACCCTACCGACCGGTCCAAGTCAAGACACTGGGCTCCCTGCCCGAACTGGAGG ATTCACCCAGGGCCATGAAGaaaggttggtttttttttagcGCTGCCGAGTTTTCCCATCTGTTCCAGGTCTCATCTCCTTGTAGTTCATTCCCAGCCTCGTCTAGTCTCTCCAGGTCTCTCCATGCTGTTCTCATCGTAACGAAGcctcattttaatgaatgcactTGTCTCATCCACTCTAAGCACGCCATTCCT